Proteins from one Mercurialis annua linkage group LG7, ddMerAnnu1.2, whole genome shotgun sequence genomic window:
- the LOC126655415 gene encoding homeobox-DDT domain protein RLT3 — translation MEMKRKTPLQLQALDKFYAEQKYPSHAVMKELASVLDLTFKQVKGWFIEKRRRDRSRDILITPPSLSKKVSFFKGRNCVDVLTTTRRNNCKKKRKEKKLIPRQTVLPASYILTKIFRKDGPSLGTEFDSLPSKGFQNSEDSRSSSYANQENQRANKKRKVSKQSISTCLDHNNSGPAIKHGMGKGLMTIWRATNPNGGNFPTGISFAEKEIVTQVPTPVPRKPQCRNRKRPSAAVMRHRRLNDKTHQKRKPCLKQREVESKKEEFHEHSPREKCELALKEMISQERINQFAMLADDEDLELRELQAGQNPHACSDHCATNSQHGCSLCKDLLPKFPPSCVRMKQPFAKQPWDSSPETGKKLFKVFHFLYTYSVDVDICPFTLDDFAQAFHDKDSLLLGKIHVALLKLLLTDVEKEMSSGCMPHLSVSCKFLALIHSVEDQEFLVEFWKKSLNPLTWIEILRQVLVAAGCGSRQGALRREALSKEMSVMVKYGLHPGTLKGELFKILSKRGNNGSKVPDLAKCLQIAELNLSRTTEEQTTEGLELLISSTLSSDITLFEKISPSVYRLRISTRSKEEEDCLSDTEDSGSVHDDFNSCGTCSSSSSDSEIESENPNSRKSKLFKSKKNMLTVQNEIDESHPGEVWLLGLMEGEYSDLCVEEKLNALVALIDLVSAGSSVRMEDATRTTVEPVPNTRHYGSGAKIKKSSSQQHSLPRPSWVHVGQLNATNEAYTLSSSRPFDSSVSFLKLNQTQNLSSQRKDAQGTEHESYLHPMQSIFLGSDRRYNRYWLFLGPCNSHDPGHRRVYFESSEDGHWEVIDTEEALRALLSVLDDRGTREAFLIESLEKKEVLLCQEMSTSVANDAENRQLRPSDHSEREIVREVSTSPVSDVDNNLNLTGITNDSSPLSGAIVLAAGKKEEDENRKRIRLQEFDAWIWNYFYCRLNAFKRTKRSYFESLTRCEICHDLFWRDEKHCRFCHTTFELDFDLEERYAIHSATCRHKGEHEMRKYKVLSSQLQSLKAAVHAIESAMPEDALLGAWTKSAHRLWIKRLRRTSSLAELWQVVADFIGGINEDWLCQYNVSQGSNNSLEEITAYFPTMPQTSSALALWLVKLDDLISPYLEKVEGENKQNDTTNHTGTQCSTVDLTLERSS, via the exons ATGGAAATGAAGAGGAAAACACCACTTCAGCTTCAAGCCCTCGACAAATTCTATGCTG AACAGAAGTATCCTTCACATGCAGTTATGAAAGAGCTTGCGTCCGTTTTGGACTTAACATTCAAGCAGGTGAAAGGATGGTTTATAGAAAAAAGGAGGAGGGATAGAAGTAGagatatattgattacaccaccTAGTTTGAGCAAGAAAGTCTCCTTTTTTAAAGGGAGGAATTGTGTGGACGTTTTGACTACGACTAGAAGAAATAATTGTAAGAAAAAGAGAAAGGAGAAGAAGTTGATTCCTCGGCAGACTGTTTTGCCTGCaagttatattttaactaaGATTTTCCGGAAAGATGGTCCTTCCCTTGGCACCGAGTTTGATTCTCTTCCTTCTAAGGGATTTCAAAATTCTGAAG ATTCCAGAAGTTCCAGTTATGCAAACCAGGAGAACCAAAGAGCAAACAAAAAGAGAAAG GTGTCCAAGCAGAGCATCTCAACTTGTCTGGATCACAATAACAGTGGTCCAGCAATAAAACATGGAATGGGAAAAGGTTTGATGACAATATGGCgagcaacaaatccaaatggtggAAATTTCCCTACAGGGATTTCATTTGCTGAAAAGGAAATAGTAACGCAAGTACCAACTCCTGTTCCACGAAAACCGCAATGCAGGAACAGAAAAAGACCATCTGCTGCTGTTATG AGACACAGACGGTTGAACGATAAAACTCATCAAAAGCGGAAGCCTTGTCTTAAACAGAGAGAG GTGGAATCTAAAAAGGAGGAGTTCCATGAGCACTCACCCAGGGAAAAATGTGAACTTGCTTTGAAAGAAATGATATCTCAAGAACGTATTAATCAGTTTGCAATGCTAGCAGATGATGAAGACCTAGAGCTGAGAGAGCTACAAGCTGGACAAAACCCACATGCGTGTTCTGATCATTGTGCAACAAACAGTCAGCATGGTTGTTCACTTTGCAAAG ATTTGCTGCCTAAATTTCCTCCAAGTTGCGTTAGGATGAAACAGCCGTTTGCTAAGCAGCCTTGGGATTCCTCTCCGGAGACAGGGAAGAAACTTTTTAAG GTTTTCCATTTTCTCTACACTTATTCAGTAGATGTTGATATATGCCCCTTCACTCTTGATGATTTTGCTCAAGCATTCCATGACAAG GATTCTTTGTTACTTGGAAAAATTCATGTGGCCCTCTTGAAGCTTCTCCTTACTGATGTTGAAAAAGAGATGAGTAGTGGATGCATGCCTCATTTGAGTGTGTCTTGTAAATTTCTTGCTCTTATTCATTCG GTTGAAGATCAAGAGTTCCTTGTGGAGTTTTGGAAAAAGTCTCTTAACCCTCTTACATGGATTGAAATACTGCGTCAAGTTTTGGTTGCAGCTGGTTGTGGTTCAAGGCAAGGTGCACTGCGTAGGGAAGCTCTTAGCAAG GAGATGAGCGTCATGGTGAAATATGGTCTACACCCTGGAACTTTGAAGGGCGAATTGTTCAAAATTTTGTCCAAGAGAGGAAACAATGGATCAAAAGTTCCCGACCTAGCAAAGTGTTTGCAG atTGCTGAATTAAATCTCTCAAGGACAACTGAGGAACAGACAACTGAGGGACTGGAACTTCTAATAAGTTCTACTCTTTCAAGTGATATCACTCTATTTGAGAAGATCTCGCCATCTGTTTATCGTTTGCGCATCAGTACTCGTTCAAAGGAGGAGGAGGATTGTCTATCTGACACTGAGGATTCTGGAAGTGTTCATGATGACTTCAACAGTTGTGGAACatgcagcagcagcagcagtgATTCTGAGATTGAATCAGAAAATCCCAACTCAAGAAAATCTAAGctatttaaatctaaaaagaaCATGCTTACAGTTCAAAACGAAATTGATGAGAGCCATCCTGGAGAAGTGTGGTTGCTGGGACTCATGGAAGGTGAATATTCAGATTTATGTGTCGAGGAAAAGTTGAATGCTTTAGTGGCTTTGATTGATCTAGTCAGTGCTGGGTCCAGTGTTAGAATGGAG GATGCAACAAGAACCACAGTCGAGCCTGTTCCTAATACACGACATTATGGTTCTGgggcaaaaattaaaaaatcatcaTCACAGCAGCATAGTCTGCCCAGGCCATCTTGGGTACATGTTGGACAACTCAATGCTACAAATGAAGCATACACATTATCATCATCTCGCCCATTTGATTCTTCAGTGTCTTTCCTGAAGTTGAATCAAACGCAAAATTTGTCCAGCCAAAGGAAGGACGCACAAGGGACAGAACATGAAAGCTATTTGCATCCGATGCAGTCTATCTTTTTGGGTTCTGATCGTAGGTACAATAGGTATTGGCTTTTCTTGGGCCCATGTAATTCACATGACCCTGGCCACAGGAGAGTTTATTTTGAATCCTCTGAAGATGGTCACTGGGAAGTCATTGATACTGAAGAG GCTTTACGTGCATTGTTATCAGTTTTGGATGATAGAGGAACACGGGAGGCTTTTCTTATCGAATCCTTGGAAAAGAAGGAAGTGCTTCTCTGCCAGGAAATGTCAACTAGCGTCGCAAATGATGCTGAAAATAGGCAGTTAAGACCATCAGATCATTCTGAACGGGAAATAGTGAGAGAAGTTAGCACTTCTCCAGTGTCTGATGTCGACAACAACCTAAACCTGACTGGGATCACAAATGATTCTTCCCCTCTGTCCGGTGCAATAGTTCTTGCAGCAGGAAAGAAAGAGGAAGATGAAAATCGGAAAAGGATCCGTCTTCAAGAGTTTGATGCATGGATATGGAATTACTTTTACTGTCGTCTTAATGCTTTCAAGCGTACCAAAAGATCTTATTTTGAATCGCTAACTAGATGTGAAATTTGTCATGACTTGTTCTGGAGAGATGAGAAGCACTGTAGATTTTGCCATACAACATTTGAACTTGATTTTGATCTTGAAGAAAGATATGCTATTCATTCAGCAACATGTAGACACAAAGGAGAGCATGAGATGCGAAAATATAAAGTTCTGTCATCGCAATTGCAATCACTAAAAGCTGCAGTTCATGCAATTGAG TCAGCTATGCCCGAAGATGCATTGCTAGGTGCTTGGACAAAATCTGCTCATAGGTTGTGGATCAAACGGCTAAGACGCACTTCATCTTTGGCAGAGCTTTGGCAG GTTGTTGCTGATTTTATTGGTGGAATAAATGAGGATTGGTTATGCCAATACAATGTTTCCCAAGGTTCCAATAACTCTTTGGAAGAGATTACTGCTTATTTTCCAACCATGCCGCAAACATCATCTGCACTCGCTCTGTGGTTGGTGAAATTGGATGACTTAATTTCTCCATATCTCGAAAAGGTTGAAGGAGAAAACAAGCAGAACGATACAACTAATCATACAG GTACGCAATGCTCCACGGTGGATCTGACCCTCGAAAGGAGCTCATAA
- the LOC126655370 gene encoding uncharacterized protein LOC126655370 isoform X2, which produces MASRSGTMGVSSFPSSPSHFSSKARASSSISLIPSRLTTSRRSITCCVQESSTSTSTIAADAKEVKSVEEKAETPPSSPPPPPAKAKPAAKAKAVVKPLPELMEEDVIPSLKAILETEQHLIQLQLSFNDNTLEGSFKKNEIPYSFWAFFPDGLAGPKGFATSAYGSEVSTVEPFLIDEKKITGKLIVFWVQKRLAAQGII; this is translated from the exons atgGCAAGTAGAAGTGGGACTATGGGAGTTTCAAGTTTCCCTTCATCACCTTCTCATTTTAGTAGCAAAGCAAGAGCCTCTTCTTCCATCTCTTTG ATTCCTAGTAGGTTGACCACATCAAGAAGAAGTATCACATGTTGTGTGCAAGAGTCATCTACTTCCACTTCCACAA TTGCTGCTGATGCAAAAGAAGTAAAGAGCGTTGAAGAAAAGGCGGAAACACCACCGTCAtcaccaccaccgccgccagCAAAGGCTAAACCGGCGGCAAAAGCGAAAGCTGTTGTGAAGCCTCTGCCTGAGTTGATGGAGGAAGATGTAATTCCTTCACTCAAAGCAATTCTTGAAACCGAGCAACATCTTATTCAACTTCAACTATCTTTCAATGACAACACa ttgGAAGGCTCCTTTAAAAAGAATGAGATTCCATACTCCTTTTGGGCATTCTTCCCAGATGGACTTGCAG GTCCAAAAGGGTTTGCTACATCCGCATATGGCTCAGAAGTGAGCACGGTCGAACCTTTTCTTATTGACGAGAAGAAAATTACAGGAAAACTTATCGTCTTCTGGGTGCAAAAGCGTTTGGCAGCTCAAGGGATCATCTGA
- the LOC126656551 gene encoding glyoxylate/succinic semialdehyde reductase 1 has translation MEVGFLGIGIMGKAMATNLIKSGFKVTVWNRTLSKCDELVKLGASIGETPAAVVKKCQITIAILSDPSAALSVVLDKDGVLEEIGSGKGYIDMSTVSPETSIKISEAITAKGGSFLEAPVSGSKQPAEAGQLVILAAGDKALYDAAIPAFDVMGKKSFFLGEIGNGAKMKLVVNMIMGSMMNAFSEGLVLAEKSGLNPYDLLDVVDLGAIANPMFKGKGPNMLKGNLSPAFPLKHQQKDMRLALSLGDENAVSMPVAAAANEAFKKARSIGLGDLDFSAVYETVKMHKD, from the exons ATGGAGGTAGGGTTCTTGGGAATAGGGATAATGGGGAAGGCCATGGccactaatttaattaaaagtgGATTTAAGGTCACTGTTTGGAATAGAACTCTTTCTAAG TGTGATGAACTGGTAAAGTTGGGAGCTTCCATTGGAGAAACTCCAGCAGCTGTGGTTAAGAAATGTCAGATTACCATTGCTATTTTGTCTGATCCTTCTGCTGCTCTCTCG GTGGTTTTGGACAAAGATGGAGTTCTTGAAGAAATTGGCAGTGGGAAAGGCTATATTGATATGTCAACAGTTTCTCCTGAAACTTCTATCAAGATAAGTGAG GCAATTACAGCAAAGGGTGGTTCATTTCTTGAAGCTCCCGTTTCAGGCAGCAAGCAGCCTGCAGAAGCTGGTCAACTAGTAATCCTTGCTGCTGGAGATAAG GCACTGTATGACGCTGCAATCCCAGCTTTTGACGTCATGGGGAAAAAGTCTTTCTTCTTAGGGGAGATTGGGAATGGAGCAAAAATGAAACTTGTGGTTAACATGATAATGGGCAG TATGATGAATGCATTTTCTGAGGGATTAGTGCTGGCAGAAAAGAGTGGACTCAACCCTTACGACCTCCTCGATGTTGTG GATCTCGGTGCAATTGCCAATCCAATGTTTAAGGGGAAAGGCCCCAATATGCTCAAGGGCAATCTCTCTCCGGCATTCCCATTAAAACATCAACAGAAGGACATGAGGTTGGCTCTTTCCCTCGGGGATGAAAATGCCGTATCAATGCCAGTTGCAGCTGCAGCAAACGAGGCTTTCAAGAAGGCAAGAAGCATTGGACTAGGGGACCTCGACTTTTCTGCTGTTTACGAGACTGTGAAGATGCACAAAGATTAA
- the LOC126655370 gene encoding uncharacterized protein LOC126655370 isoform X1, with protein sequence MASRSGTMGVSSFPSSPSHFSSKARASSSISLQIPSRLTTSRRSITCCVQESSTSTSTIAADAKEVKSVEEKAETPPSSPPPPPAKAKPAAKAKAVVKPLPELMEEDVIPSLKAILETEQHLIQLQLSFNDNTLEGSFKKNEIPYSFWAFFPDGLAGPKGFATSAYGSEVSTVEPFLIDEKKITGKLIVFWVQKRLAAQGII encoded by the exons atgGCAAGTAGAAGTGGGACTATGGGAGTTTCAAGTTTCCCTTCATCACCTTCTCATTTTAGTAGCAAAGCAAGAGCCTCTTCTTCCATCTCTTTG CAGATTCCTAGTAGGTTGACCACATCAAGAAGAAGTATCACATGTTGTGTGCAAGAGTCATCTACTTCCACTTCCACAA TTGCTGCTGATGCAAAAGAAGTAAAGAGCGTTGAAGAAAAGGCGGAAACACCACCGTCAtcaccaccaccgccgccagCAAAGGCTAAACCGGCGGCAAAAGCGAAAGCTGTTGTGAAGCCTCTGCCTGAGTTGATGGAGGAAGATGTAATTCCTTCACTCAAAGCAATTCTTGAAACCGAGCAACATCTTATTCAACTTCAACTATCTTTCAATGACAACACa ttgGAAGGCTCCTTTAAAAAGAATGAGATTCCATACTCCTTTTGGGCATTCTTCCCAGATGGACTTGCAG GTCCAAAAGGGTTTGCTACATCCGCATATGGCTCAGAAGTGAGCACGGTCGAACCTTTTCTTATTGACGAGAAGAAAATTACAGGAAAACTTATCGTCTTCTGGGTGCAAAAGCGTTTGGCAGCTCAAGGGATCATCTGA
- the LOC126654743 gene encoding uncharacterized protein LOC126654743 isoform X2 yields the protein MEEKEKEMEKNNELLTTPPPPKRQSIKSQSHFNTYPLWKNKLRENCYKRVREDRNRLLWKMRLPSSKSINDKDFMKSAFQDIFSDELEKMKCESLDDDLMPISTPHSIDILWEYDGVHDAYEGDREEMLLEMQRIFYEDLRDEPGRKESENHIQIWEDELDEYLAQAVFENLQLNDKQVRKETWCPICKQGQLQENHQLIYCSLCKLQLSKGDEVNLETLETRLAEVHTEHLDRGCKVKPKFCLETRFGLTALYISCEVCRILEIVM from the exons ATGGAGGAGAAGGAGAAGGAAATGGAGAAGAACAATGAGCTATTAACGACACCACCGCCACCAAAACGACAGTCAATTAAATCGCAATCCCATTTCAATACTTACCCTCTCTGGAAAAACaag TTGCGGGAAAATTGTTATAAAAGGGTTCGAGAGGATAGAAATCGATTGCTTTGGAAAATGAGATTACCTTCTTCAAAATCTATCAATGATAAG GATTTTATGAAATCTGCATTCCAGGATATATTTTCTGATGAACTGGAAAAAATGAAGTGTGAATCATTAGATGATGACTTGATGCCAATTTCGACACCTCATTCGATTGATATATTATGGGAATATGATGGTGTTCATGATGCTTACGAAGGTGATCGTGAGGAGATGTTGTTGGAAATGCAGAGGATTTTCTATGAGGATCTCAGGGACGAACCGGGTCGGAAAG AATCTGAAAACCATATTCAAATCTGGGAGGATGAATTAGATGAGTATCTGGCTCAAGCGGTTTTCGAGAACTTGCAATTGAATGATAAGCAG GTGCGCAAGGAGACCTGGTGTCCCATCTGCAAGCAAGGACAGTTGCAAGAGAACCACCAACTCATTtattgtagcctttgtaaacttCAACTCAGCAAAGGCGATGAG GTTAATTTGGAGACATTGGAGACTCGACTAGCGGAAGTCCATACAGAACATCTCGATCGGGGTTGTAAAGTAAAACCAAAGTTTTGTTTGGAAACTAGATTCGGTTTAACTGCATTATACATCTCTTGTGAGGTTTGCAGAATATTGGAGATAGTAATGTAG
- the LOC126657548 gene encoding adenine DNA glycosylase translates to MAELKDPKNNKPKPILQPRKKRKTTQEEPDQDQESLPDIEDLFNNQETQKIRDSLLQWYDKNQRVLPWRKPKTTDPSQANEEDKEKRAYGVWVSEIMLQQTRVQTVIDYYNRWMLKWPTLGHLAQASLEEVNEMWAGLGYYRRARFLLEGAKMINCREDGFPNTVSSLKKVPGIGDYTAGAIASISFNEVVPVVDGNVIRVLTRLKAISANPKDSTTLKNLWKLAARLVDPFRPGDFNQSLMELGATVCTPSNPNCALCPVSSECRALSISNLDKSVLVTDYPMKVAKVKQRHDFCAVCVVEVFGTQGSVEDEQTDSRFLLVKRPDDGLLAGLWEFPTCMLDKEVDLSKRRKEIDHFLKQSFKLDPGKTFSIVLREDIGEFVHIFSHIRLKVYVDFLVIRLTGGMSRNFYKQEKEAMNWKCVDKKTLSTLGLTSGVRKVYTMVEKFKQKKLSTDSAPARKRINSRKVSPRASPTDRV, encoded by the exons ATGGCGGAATTAAAAGACCCCAAGAACAACAAACCCAAACCGATTCTTCAAccaagaaaaaagagaaaaacgACCCAAGAAGAACCAGACCAAGACCAAGAATCACTCCCCGACATTGAAGATTTATTCAATAACCAAGAAACCCAGAAAATCAGAGACTCACTCCTCCAATGGTACGACAAAAACCAGAGAGTATTACCATGGAGAAAACCAAAAACAACAGACCCATCTCAAGCAAACGAAGAAGACAAAGAAAAGAGAGCTTATGGGGTTTGGGTATCTGAGATAATGCTGCAACAAACAAGGGTTCAGACTGTCATTGATTACTATAACCGTTGGATGTTAAAATGGCCCACTCTTGGTCATTTAGCTCAGGCTTCTCTTGAG GAGGTGAATGAGATGTGGGCTGGTTTAGGGTATTATAGGCGCGCTCGTTTTTTGTTAGAG GGAGCTAAAATGATCAATTGCCGGGAAGACGGATTTCCAAATACGGTGTCTTCCTTGAAGAAGGTTCCAGGAATAGGAGATTATACAGCTGGTGCAATTGCTTCTATATCATTTAATGAA GTCGTGCCCGTTGTCGATGGAAATGTAATAAGAGTGCTGACTAGGTTGAAGGCCATTTCtgcaaatccaaaagattctaCGACTCTCAAGAACTTATG GAAATTAGCAGCACGACTAGTTGATCCATTTCGTCCTGGTGATTTCAATCAGTCTCTGATGGAACTCGGTGCAACAGTGTGCACTCCATCAAATCCAAACTGCGCTTTATGTCCCGTTTCCAGCGAATGCCGTGCACTTTCAATTTCCAATCTGGACAAATCAGTTTTGGTTACAGACTATCCTATGAAGGTTGCAAAGGTGAAACAAAGACATGACTTTTGTGCGGTTTGTGTGGTGGAGGTATTTGGAACCCAAGGTTCGGTTGAAGATGAGCAAACTGATAGCAGATTTCTTCTTGTAAAGAGGCCAGATGATGGTCTGCTCGCTGGTCTTTGGGAGTTCCCGACTTGCATGTTGGACAAAGAAGTTGATTTATCGAAAAGGAGAAAAGAAATCGATCACTTTCTAAAACAATCATTCAAACTTGACCCGGGAAAGACGTTTAGCATAGTTCTGAGAGAAGATATTGGAGAATTTGTTCACATTTTCAGTCACATCCGTCTCAAGGTTTACGTGGACTTCCTCGTAATACGTCTTACAG GCGGGATGAGTCGAAATTTTTATAAGCAAGAAAAAGAAGCTATGAATTGGAAATGTGTGGACAAGAAGACCCTTTCAACTTTGGGATTGACTTCAGGAGTAAGAAAG GTCTACACAATGGTTGAGAAGTTTAAACAGAAGAAATTGTCAACTGATTCTGCTCCAGCAAGAAAAAGAATTAACTCCAGGAAA GTTAGCCCCAGAGCATCCCCTACCGATCGGGTATGA
- the LOC126655371 gene encoding uncharacterized protein LOC126655371 isoform X2, producing MLENPTPAPAPAALPIPADSSATVKRYAPPNQRNRSINRRKSGEKNQHVPSRTASGLDHFDVGGGNPLNENSRPCLVALEGCSRSEVAQLLNDRWALAMHNYNDTSVDLSERPLMYSGNSAAAWGHFKLPHQFMPQANSGGPSSGPQMDFLSELRRAMRSANANPDH from the exons ATGCTGGAAAACCCTACACCTGCTCCTGCTCCGGCAGCTCTTCCTATTCCTGCTGATTCTAGCGCTACCGTCAAGCGCTATGCTCCTCCCAATCAGAG GAATCGTTCAATTAACCGGAGAAAATCTGGAG AGAAGAATCAACATGTTCCTTCAAGAACTGCTTCTGGTCTAGATCATTTTGATGTAGGGGGCGGCAATCCCCTGAATGAGAACTCTCGTCCATGCTTAGTAGCTTTAGAAGGGTGTTCTCGCAGTGAGGTGGCCCAGCTTTTGAATGATC GTTGGGCATTAGCAATGCATAATTACAATGATACATCTGTAGATTTATCAG AAAGACCATTAATGTATTCGGGGAATAGTGCGGCGGCATGGGGGCACTTTAAGCTTCCTCATCAG TTTATGCCACAGGCAAACAGCGGCGGACCATCATCTGGCCCACAAATGGATTTCTTGAGTGAACTTCGCCGTGCAATGCGGAGTGCCAATGCCAATCCCGACCACTAA
- the LOC126657549 gene encoding 2-hydroxyisoflavanone dehydratase-like, producing MDSSSNEITLDFPHFFKVFKDGHVERYMVMDYVPAGVDQKTGVQFRDVMVSSDSDLKVRIFLPKLESSGQKLPVLVHYHGGGFCAGSSLDILTKKYLVSMVVQANVVAVSVDYRLAPEHPLPIGYDDSWAGLQWIASHSNGLGPDPWLNEHVDFGQVFLTGESAGANLAHYVAVQAGVIGLNGVKIKGVLIVHPFFGDKEEDKMYKYLSLSSSGRDDDPKLNPAADPNLSKMEGDRVLVCIAEKDWLRNRGIAYYEALVSCEFGGKVELFETKDEEHCFHLLTTNKESDVLIKKIVDFIIKE from the coding sequence ATGGATTCAAGCTCTAATGAAATAACCCTTGATTTCCCACACTTTTTCAAAGTCTTTAAGGATGGTCATGTAGAACGGTACATGGTCATGGACTATGTTCCTGCAGGCGTAGACCAAAAAACCGGGGTCCAGTTCAGAGATGTTATGGTCTCAAGTGACTCCGATTTGAAGGTCCGAATCTTCCTCCCGAAACTCGAAAGCTCGGGTCAGAAGCTTCCGGTTTTAGTCCACTATCACGGTGGAGGTTTCTGCGCTGGATCATCCTTAGACATTCTAACAAAAAAGTATCTTGTTTCCATGGTTGTTCAAGCTAATGTAGTTGCAGTTTCGGTTGACTATAGGTTAGCCCCAGAGCATCCCCTACCGATCGGGTATGATGATTCATGGGCTGGGCTTCAGTGGATTGCGAGTCACTCCAACGGGCTGGGACCTGATCCGTGGCTCAACGAGCACGTAGATTTCGGGCAGGTATTCTTGACGGGCGAGAGTGCCGGAGCGAATCTTGCTCATTATGTTGCAGTTCAAGCTGGTGTTATTGGATTGAATGGTGTTAAGATTAAGGGTGTACTAATAGTGCATCCATTCTTCGGAGACAAAGAGGAAGATAAAATGTACAAGTATTTGAGTTTGTCGAGTTCCGGGCGCGACGATGACCCGAAACTTAACCCAGCAGCGGATCCGAATCTGTCAAAAATGGAGGGTGATAGAGTGTTGGTTTGTATTGCAGAGAAAGATTGGTTGAGAAACAGAGGGATAGCTTATTATGAGGCTTTGGTAAGTTGTGAATTTGGTGGTAAAGTGGAATTGTTTGAGACTAAAGATGAAGAACATTGTTTTCACTTGTTAACAACCAATAAAGAAAGTGATgtattaatcaaaaaaattgttgaTTTCATCATTAAGGAGTAG
- the LOC126655371 gene encoding uncharacterized protein LOC126655371 isoform X1, whose amino-acid sequence MLENPTPAPAPAALPIPADSSATVKRYAPPNQRNRSINRRKSGDRLDRSNSLFANDAEKNQHVPSRTASGLDHFDVGGGNPLNENSRPCLVALEGCSRSEVAQLLNDRWALAMHNYNDTSVDLSERPLMYSGNSAAAWGHFKLPHQFMPQANSGGPSSGPQMDFLSELRRAMRSANANPDH is encoded by the exons ATGCTGGAAAACCCTACACCTGCTCCTGCTCCGGCAGCTCTTCCTATTCCTGCTGATTCTAGCGCTACCGTCAAGCGCTATGCTCCTCCCAATCAGAG GAATCGTTCAATTAACCGGAGAAAATCTGGAG ACCGATTAGATCGAAGTAACAGTCTTTTTGCAAATGATGCAGAGAAGAATCAACATGTTCCTTCAAGAACTGCTTCTGGTCTAGATCATTTTGATGTAGGGGGCGGCAATCCCCTGAATGAGAACTCTCGTCCATGCTTAGTAGCTTTAGAAGGGTGTTCTCGCAGTGAGGTGGCCCAGCTTTTGAATGATC GTTGGGCATTAGCAATGCATAATTACAATGATACATCTGTAGATTTATCAG AAAGACCATTAATGTATTCGGGGAATAGTGCGGCGGCATGGGGGCACTTTAAGCTTCCTCATCAG TTTATGCCACAGGCAAACAGCGGCGGACCATCATCTGGCCCACAAATGGATTTCTTGAGTGAACTTCGCCGTGCAATGCGGAGTGCCAATGCCAATCCCGACCACTAA
- the LOC126654743 gene encoding uncharacterized protein LOC126654743 isoform X1, with product MEEKEKEMEKNNELLTTPPPPKRQSIKSQSHFNTYPLWKNKLRENCYKRVREDRNRLLWKMRLPSSKSINDKDFMKSAFQDIFSDELEKMKCESLDDDLMPISTPHSIDILWEYDGVHDAYEGDREEMLLEMQRIFYEDLRDEPGRKESENHIQIWEDELDEYLAQAVFENLQLNDKQVRKETWCPICKQGQLQENHQLIYCSLCKLQLSKGDEVGWPMQVNLETLETRLAEVHTEHLDRGCKVKPKFCLETRFGLTALYISCEVCRILEIVM from the exons ATGGAGGAGAAGGAGAAGGAAATGGAGAAGAACAATGAGCTATTAACGACACCACCGCCACCAAAACGACAGTCAATTAAATCGCAATCCCATTTCAATACTTACCCTCTCTGGAAAAACaag TTGCGGGAAAATTGTTATAAAAGGGTTCGAGAGGATAGAAATCGATTGCTTTGGAAAATGAGATTACCTTCTTCAAAATCTATCAATGATAAG GATTTTATGAAATCTGCATTCCAGGATATATTTTCTGATGAACTGGAAAAAATGAAGTGTGAATCATTAGATGATGACTTGATGCCAATTTCGACACCTCATTCGATTGATATATTATGGGAATATGATGGTGTTCATGATGCTTACGAAGGTGATCGTGAGGAGATGTTGTTGGAAATGCAGAGGATTTTCTATGAGGATCTCAGGGACGAACCGGGTCGGAAAG AATCTGAAAACCATATTCAAATCTGGGAGGATGAATTAGATGAGTATCTGGCTCAAGCGGTTTTCGAGAACTTGCAATTGAATGATAAGCAG GTGCGCAAGGAGACCTGGTGTCCCATCTGCAAGCAAGGACAGTTGCAAGAGAACCACCAACTCATTtattgtagcctttgtaaacttCAACTCAGCAAAGGCGATGAG GTTGGTTGGCCGATGCAGGTTAATTTGGAGACATTGGAGACTCGACTAGCGGAAGTCCATACAGAACATCTCGATCGGGGTTGTAAAGTAAAACCAAAGTTTTGTTTGGAAACTAGATTCGGTTTAACTGCATTATACATCTCTTGTGAGGTTTGCAGAATATTGGAGATAGTAATGTAG